A part of Drosophila ananassae strain 14024-0371.13 chromosome 2R, ASM1763931v2, whole genome shotgun sequence genomic DNA contains:
- the LOC26515560 gene encoding uncharacterized protein LOC26515560 translates to MALLKWTTLTFIVFLFFKKNFIEGKNISPSILHKGRALTISEYFDQNATHSEVVGDKSWPMNDVAVECLVGCLKIPAILCMAIAGMMHPLWMRRCRQHFCTHTALEPNGQNNEHSIESQDPLAQKSSLGQVKLCDMGL, encoded by the exons ATGGCTTTATTAAAGTGGACCACTTTAACCTTTATAGTGTTCCTGTTTTTTAAG AAGAACTTCATAGAAGGGAAAAACATCAGTCCATCGATCCTCCATAAAGGCAGGGCATTGACTATTTCGGAGTATTTCGACCAGAATGCCACGCATTCCGAGGTGGTTGGCGACAAATCTTGGCCGATGAATGACGTTGCAGTCGAGTGCCTGGTCGGATGCCTCAAAATACCCGCCATTCTGTGCATGGCGATCGCTGGGATGATGCACCCCTTGTGGATGCGACGGTGCAGGCAACACTTCTGCACGCACACAGCACTCGAACCAAATGGGCAAAATAATGAGCATTCAATTGAAAGCCAGGACCCACTCGCACAAAAGAGCTCGCTCGGCCAGGTAAAGCTGTGCGATATGGGATTATAA